Below is a window of bacterium DNA.
GCGCACGTGCGGCACGCCCGCGTCGCGCCGGTCGAAGGCCAGCACGGTGTTGTCGGGCGACACGTAGGCGTTGTTCACGTGGGTGCGGGTGCGCATCAGCGAGACGCTTCGCAGGTGATCGGCCTGGTACATGCTCGCGTTCACGGCCGCGGTCATGCCCTTCAGGTGGCACCAGTCGCGGGCCGAGTGCGCCTCGCCCTCGCCCGGCGCCGAGGCGTTCAGCAGCACCAGCTCCCAGCGTTCGGGGTCGAGCCGCACCACGTGCAGGGGCTCCCCGTCGGACGCCTTGCCGCCCGGCAGCGCGAAGGATCCGAGCTCCAGGCCGGGCGCCAGCTCCCGCCAGCCCGCCGCGCGCGCGGACGGGACCGCCGCCGCGACGGCGGCCAGGCACAGGGCGCCCGCGAGCGCGCGCGCCGCCGTCACGACGCGCCCCCGCCGCCGGCCCCGTCGATCACGGCCAGGACCGCGTCGGTCATCTCCCGCATCAGCGCCGCGTCGCCGCGCGATTCCACGTTCAGGCGCAGCACCGGCTCGGTGTTCGACTCCCTCAGGTTCAGGCGCCACTCCCCCAGGTCCAGCGAGAGACCGTCGGTGCGGTCCACCGCGACCGCCCGGTCGCGCCAGCGTTCGGCGACGGCCGCCACGGCCCGCTGCGGGTCCGCCGGGCGCCGGTTGATCTCGCCGCTGGCCGGGTAGGCGGACTGCATCCGCCCGACCAGGGCCGACAGCGGCTGGGCGGTGCGGCCCATCTCCTCGAGCACGCGCAGCCAAGGGAGCATGCCGCTGTCGCACCAGCGGAATTCGCGGAAGTAGTGGTGGGCCGACATCTCGCCGCCGTAGACGGCGTCCTCGGCGCGCATCCGCTCCTTCATGAAGGCGTGGCCGGTCTTGTTCTGCAGCGGCACGCCGCCCGCCTCCCGCACCGTGTCGATCGTGTTCCAGACCAGCCGCGGGTCGTGCACGATGCGGCCGCCGGGCTCGCGGCGCAGCGCCGCCCGGGCGAGCAGGCCGACCAGGTAGTACCCCTCGACGAACGCGCCGGTCTCGTCGAAGAAGAAGCAGCGGTCGGCGTCGCCGTCCCAGGCCAGCCCGAGGTCGGCGCCGTGCTCGCGGACGGCGGCCGCCGTCAGGGCGCGGTTCTCCGGCAGCAGGGGGTTGGGCACGCCCGTGGGGAAGGTCCCGTCGGGCTCGTGGCGCAGCTTGATCAGCTTCACCGGCAGGTGCGGCTCCAGCAGGTCCAGCACGGGACCGGCGCAGCCGTGCCCCGCGTCGGCGACGATGGTCAGGGCCGGCAGGGATTTGGCATCGACGCACCCCAGCAGGAAATCCCGGTACTCGCCGCCGACGTCCAGCGGCGATGTCGAGCCCCGGCGCGGGGCGACGGGAAAGCCGCCTTCGACGGCGGCGCGCCCGATCGCGTGCAGGCCGCTGTCGCCGCTGACGGGGACCGCATCGGCCGACACGATCTTCATCCCGTTCCAGCCCAACGGGTTATGGCTGGCGGTGACCATGACGCCGCCGGCCAGCTTCCCGGCGATCACGGCGTGGTAGACCTGTTCGGTGGCGCAGAGGCCGAGTTCGCGGACGTCGCAGCCGCCCTCGGCGAGGCCGGCGCCGACGGCGGCCGCCAGGTCGGGGCTGCTGGTGCGGCAGTCGCGACCGACGGCCAGCGTCCCGGCCCCGATCCGGGCGGCCAGGGCCCGCCCCAGACGGTGCGCCAGGTCCGCGTCGAGATCCTGCGGGACCCGCCCCCGGATGTCGTAGGCCTTGATGCAGGAGGGAAGGGACGGCACGACTCGCAAACCTCCGCTTCGGGGACGGCCGGGGACTCGAACGGGCATTGTCGGCACAGGCGGGCGCCGCGTCAAGGCCGGGCACCCACGGCCCCACAACGCCGGGATCGGACTGGGTCGGCCGGCCGATCGCCGCTATCATGGGGCGATCCCCAACCCCGGAGGCCCCCTTGCCGAACCAGCCCGTCCAGGCCACCCTCCCCGTGCTCGGGATGCACTGCGCCGGCTGCGCCGCCTCCATCGAGAAGGCGCTCGCCCGCGACACGCCGGGCGTGCTCGACGCCGCGGTCAACCTCGCCGACAACACCGTCACCGTGAGTTACGACCCCGCTCGCGTCGAGGCCGCCACACTGGCCGCCGCGGTCGCCGCCGCCGGTTTCGAACTGGTGCTGCCCGCGCCGGGGACGACCGCCGAGGAGGCGGGTCGGGCGGCCCGTCGCCTGGAGGAGGCCGGCCACCGGCGCGAATTCCTGGTCGGCGCCGTCTTCACCGTCCCCCTGTTCCTGCTCTCGATGGCCCGCGACCTGGGATTCCCCGCGCCCTGGCTCCACGCCGCCTGGATGCCTTGGCTGCTGGGCGCCTTGGCCACGCCCGTGCAACTGGTGACCGGGCGCACCTTCTACGTGGGGGCCTGGCGCGGCCTGCGCGCCGGCGCCGCCAACATGGACACGCTGGTGACGCTGGGCGCCGGCGCGGCCTACCTGCACGCCGTCGCGCTGCTCGTCGCGCCCGGTCTCGGCGGGCATCCCGGCTTCGAGACCGCGGCGGTGATCCTGACCCTGGTGCGCCTGGGCAAGCTGCTGGAGGCCCGGGCCCGCGGCCGCGCGGGCGACGCCATCGCCTCCCTGCTGGCCCTCGCGCCGGAGCGGGCCACCCTGCTGCGCGACGGCGTCGAGCGCGACGTGCCGGTGTCCGACCTGCGGCCCGGCGACGTGGTGCGCGTGCGGCCCGGCGAACGCGTCCCCGTCGACGGCCTGGTGTGCGAGGGGATCGCCGCCGTGGACGAGAGCATGTTCACCGGCGAACCCCTGCCGGCGGACCGCGTTCCCGGCGACGAGGTCCTCGGCGGCTCGATCGACCGCGACGGCCTGCTGACCGTGCGCGTGACGGCCGTGGGCGAGCAGACCGCGCTGGCGCGCGTGACCGCCCTGGTCCGCCGCGCCCAGCAGAGCAAGGCGCCGGTGCAGCGCCTGGCCGACCGGGTCGCCGCCGTGTTCGTGCCGGCGATCGCGAGTCTGGCCCTGCTCGTCTTCGCGGGCTGGTGGATCTTCGGCGGCGACTTCGCGCCGGCCCTGACGCGCCTGATCGCGGTGCTGGTGGTCGCCTGCCCCTGCGCCCTCGGTCTGGCGACGCCCACCGCCGTGATGGTCGGCACCGGGCTGGCCGCCCGCCACGGCGTGCTGTTCCGCGACGCCGCCGCCCTGGAGCGGGCCCACCGCGTCAACACCCTGCTGGTGGACAAGACCGGCACGCTCACCGAGGGCCGGCCCGAGGCCACCGACTGGATCGTGGCCGCGGGCTCGGGCACGACCCCGGACGAGTTCGCGGCGCTGGTGCGGGCCGCCGAATCCCCTTCGGAACACCCGGTCGGGCGGGCCCTGGCCGCGGGCCTCCGGCACGACGCGACGCCGTCCGCGACCTCGTTCCGGGCGGTGCCCGGCCACGGCGTCACGGCGGTGGTCGACGGTCGCGACGTGCGCGTGGGCAAGCCCGCCTGGATCGCGCCGCTGGGCGCGCCCGCCGACCTGCAGGCAGCCGCCGACCGGCTGGCCGGCGAGGGCAGGACCGTGATGCTGGTCGAGGTGGACGGGAACGTCGACGGGCTCGTCGCCGTGCGGGACACGCTGCGCCCGGAGGCGGCCGCGGCCGTCCAGGACCTCGAGGCGCTCGGCGTCGACGTGATCATGCTGACGGGCGACGGGCCGCTCGCGGCGGCCGCCGTCGCGCGGGAGTTGGGCATCGGGCAGGTGTTCGACTCGGCGACGCCACAGGACAAGGCCGCCGTCGTGGGCGGGTTCCTCGCGGACTGCTGCACGGTCGGGATGGTCGGCGACGGCGTCAACGACGCGCCCGCCCTGGCGACCGCCGACGTGGGCTTCGCCGTGGGGCACGGCAGCCACATCGCCATCGAGGCCGCGGACGTGACCCTGGTGCGGGGCGGCCTGGACGCCGTGCGGCGGGCCCGCGAGCTGAGCCGGCTGACCATGCGCACGGTGCGCCAGAACCTGGCCTGGGCGTTCGGCTACAACCTGGTGCTGATCCCGGTGGCGGCCGGCGCCCTGCACGGCGCGGGCGGGCTGCCCGCCGCGCTGCGGGACTTCCACCCCATGCTCGCGGCCGCAGCCATGGCTTTCAGTTCGGTATCGGTGGTGCTGAACAGCCTGCGCCTGGGACGGCGCCGGCTCGCCTGAGCGGATTAAACCGTAGCGTCGACCGTCACGTCCGCGGACACCGTCGGCGCCGGCGCAGCCAGGTAGCGGCCGAATTCCAGATCGTGCTCCAGGATGTGGCGCTTCCACCAGTAGTCGAAGAGGCCCAGCACCGCGCGCGTCAGGCGCTCCAGGTCCAGGGCGTGCCGCTGGCGCAGGTTGCGCGCCGACGCGAGCAGCCGCGCGTGCTCGGCGCGGTGCCGCGCGGCGGCGGGGTAGCCGGACGCGTCGAACATCGCCTCCTCGCGCGCCTGGTGGACTTCGGCCCAGGCGATCAGCTGCTCCAGGACCTGGTGCAGCACGCGGTGCCCGCGGCCACAGCCGCGGGCCTCGAGCAACCCGTTCTGCAGGGCGAGGAACTCGCGGTGGTCCGCGTCGAGCGCCGCGAGCCCCGTGCCGAACCGCACGTCCCATTCCAGCGGCCTCACGGCGGCCTCCTCAACTCGGCTGGGCGACCAGGGCCTCGGCGACGACCCGGCGGGCGGCCTTGCCGAAATCGGCGTCGGCACCGCGGATGTGGCCGAGCAGCCAGTGCTGGAGGTACTGCAGGACCGGCAGGGTGACGGTCTGCCGGCCTTCGGCCAGGACGGTCTGGAACCGCCGCACGCGTTGCAGCAGGTCCTGGTGCTCCTCGCGGTGCTCCGCCAGGCCGACGTAGCCCAGCTCCTCCATCAGCGTCTCTTCGGAGACGAAATGGACGGCCGCGCAATCCAGCAGGACTCCCAGCCGGTGGGCGAGTTCCGCGTCCGCCTCGCGGCGCCGGTAGGCGGCGGCGAGTTCGTTGTAGCGGTCGACGAGCCGCCGGTGCTGCTCGTCGATCAGCGGCAGACCCAGTTCCAGATCGTCCTTCCACACGATGGCGCTCATGGGCGTTCCTTCCGTTGCCGGCCCGCTCGGTCCGTTCAGACTTCGAGCCGGCTCGTGTCGTCCCAGGCCGTGGCGAGGTCCAGGTAGTCGTCGTCGTCGAGGGCCGCGGCCCGCTCGAAGCCCGGATCCGCCGGGATCCGTCGCGCGGCGCGGGGTTGCAGCGGCGCCGGCCGCGGCGGCGTGGGGCGCGGCGGCGAAGCGGGACGCTCCCGGCCCGATAGGCTCGCGGCACGGGGCTCCACTCCCCGCACCACGCGCTCCAGGTCGGAGACGAGGTCGAGCAGCTGCGCCGCCTGGCCCGCGAGCTCCTGGCTGGCGGCCGCCGACTCCTCGGCCCCGGCGGCGTTGTTCTGCACGACCCGGTCCATGCGCACGACCGTCTCGTTGATCTGGACGAGGTCGCGCGACTGCTCGCTGCTGGCCGTGTCGACCTGCCGGACGAGGTGGCTGACGCGTTCGACGCCGCCGGCGATGCGCCGCAGCACCGCGGCCGCCTCCTCGGACGCCCGCACGCCGTCGGCGGCGATGACCCGCGACTCCTCGATCAGGGCCGTGGTCGTGCTGGCCGCCTCGGCGCTGCGCCGCGCGAGGTTGCGCACCTCCTCGGCGACGACCGCGAAGCCGCGGCCCGCGTCGCCGGCCCGGGCCGCCTCGACGGCGGCGTTGAGCGCCAGCAGGTTGGTCTGGAACGCGATCTCGTCGATGTTGCGGACGATCTTCACCGATTCGTCGGCCGCGGACTTGATGCGCCCGACCGTGCCGGCCAGCCGGCTCATCGCCTCGCTGCCGGACGCCGCCTCGCGGCAGGCCTCGCCGGCCTCGCGGTTGGCCTCGCGGGCGCTGTCGGCGTTGCGGCCCGTCATGCCGACCAGCTGCGCGAGGGTGGCCGTCACCTCCTGCAGGTTGGCCGCCTGGTCGACGGCGTTCTGCGCCGTGTGCTGCCCGCCGCCCGCGACCTGGCGCGAGGCGGTGACCATGTGGGCGCTCGCCCCACCCAGCCGCTTCGCCACCAGCCAGAGGTCGCGGCTGATGCTCCTGGCCACGAACGACCAGACGAACAC
It encodes the following:
- a CDS encoding phosphodiester glycosidase family protein; amino-acid sequence: MTAARALAGALCLAAVAAAVPSARAAGWRELAPGLELGSFALPGGKASDGEPLHVVRLDPERWELVLLNASAPGEGEAHSARDWCHLKGMTAAVNASMYQADHLRSVSLMRTRTHVNNAYVSPDNTVLAFDRRDAGVPHVRIIDRTCEDFAAAAARYGTLVQSIRMVSCDRDNTWEPQARRTSAAAIGVDGSGRLLMIHCRKPLPTHDLVEHLLALPLDLKQAMYGEGGYQAQLYVGVGGREYQFGGGFDDGRNPGDPDRQAWPLPNVVAARPR
- a CDS encoding phosphomannomutase, with the translated sequence MPSLPSCIKAYDIRGRVPQDLDADLAHRLGRALAARIGAGTLAVGRDCRTSSPDLAAAVGAGLAEGGCDVRELGLCATEQVYHAVIAGKLAGGVMVTASHNPLGWNGMKIVSADAVPVSGDSGLHAIGRAAVEGGFPVAPRRGSTSPLDVGGEYRDFLLGCVDAKSLPALTIVADAGHGCAGPVLDLLEPHLPVKLIKLRHEPDGTFPTGVPNPLLPENRALTAAAVREHGADLGLAWDGDADRCFFFDETGAFVEGYYLVGLLARAALRREPGGRIVHDPRLVWNTIDTVREAGGVPLQNKTGHAFMKERMRAEDAVYGGEMSAHHYFREFRWCDSGMLPWLRVLEEMGRTAQPLSALVGRMQSAYPASGEINRRPADPQRAVAAVAERWRDRAVAVDRTDGLSLDLGEWRLNLRESNTEPVLRLNVESRGDAALMREMTDAVLAVIDGAGGGGAS
- a CDS encoding heavy metal translocating P-type ATPase; protein product: MPNQPVQATLPVLGMHCAGCAASIEKALARDTPGVLDAAVNLADNTVTVSYDPARVEAATLAAAVAAAGFELVLPAPGTTAEEAGRAARRLEEAGHRREFLVGAVFTVPLFLLSMARDLGFPAPWLHAAWMPWLLGALATPVQLVTGRTFYVGAWRGLRAGAANMDTLVTLGAGAAYLHAVALLVAPGLGGHPGFETAAVILTLVRLGKLLEARARGRAGDAIASLLALAPERATLLRDGVERDVPVSDLRPGDVVRVRPGERVPVDGLVCEGIAAVDESMFTGEPLPADRVPGDEVLGGSIDRDGLLTVRVTAVGEQTALARVTALVRRAQQSKAPVQRLADRVAAVFVPAIASLALLVFAGWWIFGGDFAPALTRLIAVLVVACPCALGLATPTAVMVGTGLAARHGVLFRDAAALERAHRVNTLLVDKTGTLTEGRPEATDWIVAAGSGTTPDEFAALVRAAESPSEHPVGRALAAGLRHDATPSATSFRAVPGHGVTAVVDGRDVRVGKPAWIAPLGAPADLQAAADRLAGEGRTVMLVEVDGNVDGLVAVRDTLRPEAAAAVQDLEALGVDVIMLTGDGPLAAAAVARELGIGQVFDSATPQDKAAVVGGFLADCCTVGMVGDGVNDAPALATADVGFAVGHGSHIAIEAADVTLVRGGLDAVRRARELSRLTMRTVRQNLAWAFGYNLVLIPVAAGALHGAGGLPAALRDFHPMLAAAAMAFSSVSVVLNSLRLGRRRLA
- a CDS encoding hemerythrin domain-containing protein; translation: MRPLEWDVRFGTGLAALDADHREFLALQNGLLEARGCGRGHRVLHQVLEQLIAWAEVHQAREEAMFDASGYPAAARHRAEHARLLASARNLRQRHALDLERLTRAVLGLFDYWWKRHILEHDLEFGRYLAAPAPTVSADVTVDATV
- a CDS encoding bacteriohemerythrin, which codes for MSAIVWKDDLELGLPLIDEQHRRLVDRYNELAAAYRRREADAELAHRLGVLLDCAAVHFVSEETLMEELGYVGLAEHREEHQDLLQRVRRFQTVLAEGRQTVTLPVLQYLQHWLLGHIRGADADFGKAARRVVAEALVAQPS
- a CDS encoding methyl-accepting chemotaxis protein, producing the protein MFSGMSLRTKLLTAGVSVTIAPLAAHMLIDRDHIGPNMLLTSLAAVVLAVFVWSFVARSISRDLWLVAKRLGGASAHMVTASRQVAGGGQHTAQNAVDQAANLQEVTATLAQLVGMTGRNADSAREANREAGEACREAASGSEAMSRLAGTVGRIKSAADESVKIVRNIDEIAFQTNLLALNAAVEAARAGDAGRGFAVVAEEVRNLARRSAEAASTTTALIEESRVIAADGVRASEEAAAVLRRIAGGVERVSHLVRQVDTASSEQSRDLVQINETVVRMDRVVQNNAAGAEESAAASQELAGQAAQLLDLVSDLERVVRGVEPRAASLSGRERPASPPRPTPPRPAPLQPRAARRIPADPGFERAAALDDDDYLDLATAWDDTSRLEV